A region of Shewanella psychromarinicola DNA encodes the following proteins:
- a CDS encoding glutathione S-transferase family protein, translated as MGLLQNGHWVDQWYATEENNGDFVRKNAQLRHWVTANGQAGPSGDAGFKAEANRYHLYVSLACPWAHRTLIFRQLKQLQALIDVTVVEPHMRENGWEFANANGSRIGRHITGAQADPLYQKDFLYQLYQFAKPQYNGRVTVPLLWDKKTNTIVSNESSEIIRMFNSAFNHLTGNDLDYYPQALQQQIDELNNFIYDKINNGVYRSGFATSQAAYEEAFSALFSALDTIESRLTGTRYLLGEHITEADWRLFTTLIRFDSVYVGHFKTNRNTIESMPNISAYLRDLYQQPGIAATVNMTHIKQHYYFSHQHINPTQIVPIGPDIDYLRPHNRADLTT; from the coding sequence ATGGGCTTATTACAAAATGGCCATTGGGTAGACCAATGGTACGCTACCGAAGAAAATAACGGTGATTTTGTTCGAAAAAATGCTCAATTACGTCATTGGGTGACGGCTAATGGCCAAGCCGGCCCATCAGGAGATGCTGGCTTTAAGGCAGAAGCAAATCGCTACCATCTGTACGTATCACTTGCCTGCCCTTGGGCACATCGAACCCTAATTTTTAGGCAGTTAAAGCAATTACAAGCGCTTATTGATGTCACTGTCGTTGAACCCCATATGCGAGAAAATGGCTGGGAATTTGCCAATGCAAATGGATCCCGCATTGGCCGACATATTACCGGGGCACAAGCGGATCCTTTGTATCAAAAGGATTTTTTGTACCAGCTGTATCAGTTTGCCAAACCTCAATATAATGGTCGAGTCACGGTGCCGTTGCTGTGGGACAAAAAAACCAACACCATTGTCAGTAATGAATCATCTGAAATCATCAGAATGTTTAACAGTGCCTTCAATCATCTCACGGGGAATGACCTCGATTATTATCCCCAAGCATTGCAACAGCAGATAGATGAACTCAATAACTTCATTTACGATAAGATAAATAATGGGGTGTATCGTAGCGGTTTTGCGACTTCACAAGCGGCTTATGAAGAAGCGTTCAGTGCATTATTTTCGGCATTGGATACCATTGAATCACGCTTAACAGGAACACGCTATTTGTTGGGTGAGCACATAACCGAAGCTGATTGGCGCCTGTTCACCACATTAATCCGGTTTGACAGCGTTTATGTCGGTCATTTCAAAACCAACCGCAATACCATTGAAAGCATGCCAAATATTTCTGCTTACTTACGTGATTTATATCAACAACCCGGCATTGCCGCAACGGTCAATATGACCCATATAAAACAGCATTATTACTTCAGCCATCAACATATCAATCCAACTCAAATCGTCCCTATTGGTCCAGATATTGACTATTTACGACCACATAACCGTGCGGATCTGACAACTTAA
- a CDS encoding alpha/beta hydrolase: MPAQLDKIVVEPQLPATSCVIWLHGLGDSGAGFAPVVPVLGLNSQHSIRFIFPHAPEQAVTINGGFVMRSWYDIKSMDLHERADIQGVMASEQAIRQLIVDQINNGISADKIVLAGFSQGGVMSLFTGLRFEQKLAGIMALSCYLPGGEKLPEQLSAANQNTPIWHNHGEQDDVVPLFAGKMANDALNAAGYSTSWKTYPMPHSVLPNQLADIGQWLQQVLR; the protein is encoded by the coding sequence ATGCCTGCTCAGTTAGATAAAATCGTAGTTGAACCGCAATTACCCGCGACGTCTTGTGTTATTTGGTTACATGGATTAGGTGATTCTGGTGCCGGTTTTGCCCCCGTGGTGCCAGTGTTAGGTCTAAATAGTCAGCATAGTATTCGGTTTATTTTCCCCCATGCACCAGAACAAGCGGTGACGATTAATGGCGGTTTTGTGATGCGCTCATGGTACGACATTAAAAGCATGGACTTGCATGAACGCGCCGATATACAAGGCGTTATGGCGTCAGAGCAAGCTATCCGGCAGTTAATAGTTGATCAAATTAACAATGGTATATCTGCCGATAAAATCGTCTTAGCCGGTTTTAGCCAAGGTGGGGTAATGAGTTTGTTTACCGGTCTGCGTTTTGAGCAAAAACTAGCGGGCATTATGGCGTTATCTTGCTACTTACCTGGCGGAGAGAAACTACCTGAGCAATTATCAGCGGCTAACCAAAACACGCCTATTTGGCATAACCACGGTGAGCAAGATGATGTAGTACCCTTATTTGCAGGCAAAATGGCTAATGATGCCTTAAATGCTGCGGGTTACAGCACTTCGTGGAAAACTTACCCAATGCCGCACAGCGTGCTGCCTAATCAACTGGCAGATATAGGTCAATGGTTGCAGCAAGTTTTACGTTAA
- the tnpA gene encoding IS200/IS605 family transposase produces the protein MLHLILVVKYRKQLLHGEVGEFMKRAVLDISQKSDFSVEEIEIDRGHIHILLRISPRYAVGQHVRRIKQQTNRLIWSRYPNLKKQFWLENTFWSDGYFACSVGNASADTIENIFKSKLSLSIHPRDFRYARITGFSRQIR, from the coding sequence GTGCTGCACTTAATACTGGTTGTTAAATATCGAAAGCAACTACTACATGGTGAAGTTGGCGAGTTTATGAAGAGAGCTGTTCTAGATATTTCGCAGAAGTCTGACTTTTCAGTTGAAGAGATCGAAATAGACAGGGGTCACATACACATTCTTTTGAGGATTTCGCCAAGATATGCTGTTGGGCAGCATGTTAGAAGAATTAAGCAGCAAACCAACAGATTAATTTGGAGTAGATATCCGAACCTTAAAAAGCAATTTTGGTTGGAGAATACTTTTTGGTCTGATGGATATTTTGCTTGCTCAGTCGGCAATGCCTCCGCTGATACAATCGAAAATATATTCAAGAGCAAGCTTAGTTTATCGATTCATCCCCGCGACTTTCGCTACGCTCGGATCACGGGGTTTTCTCGACAGATTAGATAA
- a CDS encoding DUF3389 domain-containing protein, with the protein MVIDFSLGRIIVTVHEIQCRFHDSQLVLAASVDDISCFHQGLVIVADAGTVRWSLKLDNPSQLEALLNHTGIHAQ; encoded by the coding sequence ATGGTTATTGATTTTTCTTTGGGTAGAATTATTGTTACTGTGCATGAAATTCAGTGCCGGTTTCATGATAGTCAATTGGTGCTCGCTGCATCAGTAGATGATATTAGTTGTTTTCATCAAGGGTTAGTGATTGTAGCCGATGCAGGGACGGTAAGGTGGAGTCTCAAACTCGATAATCCGTCGCAATTAGAGGCGTTACTTAACCACACCGGGATCCACGCGCAATAA
- a CDS encoding bifunctional metallophosphatase/5'-nucleotidase → MNKTMFKGLLATAVIVALTGCNDSNDDVSTFNLRIAHINDTHSSFDPSSLDFTAQVNSEDMSIRTSAGGYPRVATALKNARTMAADANKPFLALHGGDAFQGSLYFNVLKGAGNATLLREMGLDAMAIGNHEFDLGDGPFIEFANKVNFPILAANLDASADSQMSGVTNIKPYIIKEYGDVKVGVFGLVLEDMKSISSPGDDLAFNGEVETAQATVDALQEMGVDKIVMVSHIGLDRDIRIAESVNGVDVIVGGHSHTLLGDFTNIGNGQGSSIAGYAEMVTNPNGTTKTCIVQAGAIAQAIGQADVTFEEGDVKTCQGNNTLLIDNDFMHKYDGENREPLIEADQSAAEAFVGEQNNIAITEEDALLRRIIDIDYKPLIEEFEGKVIGQVFDANDPVDTGMLDHVRQPGVKRNGASLPVTGSEAGAHVAESMVWKLNQQGYGVDMAITNTGGVRNDIKSDADGNLTAGYVIGSLLYFSNELAIVELKGSDVTQLLEDTINYSLTTSSGSFPTFANIQFTFNGKAVVGEQIEDLKVCPNGVAAGNCADIVPETAYKISTNAYIAGGKDGYDIFDTKKLSPVIKSGFIDNESMIEYVEALTMAGKKLEEIPTGLTFIAPTSFEAKLDNPVVKPADNQ, encoded by the coding sequence ATGAACAAAACAATGTTTAAAGGTTTGCTGGCAACCGCGGTTATTGTTGCATTAACAGGTTGTAACGATAGCAACGATGATGTCAGTACGTTTAATTTACGCATTGCGCATATCAACGATACTCACTCGAGCTTTGATCCATCATCATTAGATTTTACCGCTCAAGTTAATTCTGAGGATATGAGTATTCGCACTTCTGCTGGTGGCTATCCTCGTGTTGCAACGGCATTAAAAAATGCCAGAACTATGGCTGCCGATGCTAATAAGCCTTTTCTCGCTTTACACGGTGGTGACGCTTTCCAAGGTTCGCTCTATTTCAATGTGTTAAAAGGTGCCGGTAATGCCACTTTATTGCGTGAAATGGGTCTTGATGCGATGGCGATCGGTAACCACGAGTTTGATCTTGGTGATGGTCCCTTTATTGAGTTTGCTAATAAGGTAAACTTTCCAATCCTTGCCGCTAACTTAGATGCTAGCGCTGACTCTCAAATGTCTGGCGTGACTAATATTAAACCTTATATCATTAAAGAATACGGTGACGTCAAAGTAGGTGTGTTTGGCCTAGTGTTAGAAGACATGAAGTCCATTTCTTCTCCTGGTGATGATTTAGCTTTTAATGGTGAAGTCGAAACTGCTCAAGCGACTGTTGATGCACTACAAGAGATGGGTGTTGATAAGATTGTGATGGTAAGCCACATTGGCTTAGATAGAGACATTCGCATTGCTGAAAGCGTCAACGGTGTCGACGTTATTGTTGGTGGTCATTCTCATACTCTACTAGGTGACTTCACTAATATAGGAAATGGTCAGGGGTCTAGCATCGCAGGTTATGCTGAGATGGTTACTAATCCAAATGGTACCACTAAAACGTGTATCGTGCAGGCGGGGGCTATTGCTCAAGCCATTGGTCAAGCAGATGTTACCTTTGAAGAAGGTGATGTTAAAACCTGTCAAGGTAATAACACTCTGTTAATCGATAATGACTTTATGCACAAGTATGATGGCGAGAACCGTGAGCCATTGATTGAAGCTGACCAAAGTGCAGCCGAAGCCTTTGTTGGTGAGCAAAATAATATTGCTATCACCGAAGAAGATGCCTTACTGCGTCGCATTATTGATATCGACTACAAGCCGCTAATTGAAGAATTTGAAGGTAAAGTGATTGGTCAGGTATTTGATGCTAACGATCCTGTTGATACCGGTATGTTAGACCATGTCCGTCAGCCAGGTGTTAAGCGCAATGGCGCTTCATTACCGGTAACGGGTTCTGAAGCGGGTGCTCATGTTGCTGAATCTATGGTTTGGAAGTTAAATCAACAGGGTTATGGTGTTGATATGGCAATTACAAACACAGGGGGGGTGCGTAATGACATTAAAAGTGACGCTGATGGTAACTTAACGGCGGGTTATGTTATTGGTTCACTCCTCTATTTCAGTAATGAGTTGGCTATTGTTGAGTTGAAGGGCAGTGATGTGACTCAATTACTTGAAGATACCATTAATTATTCACTAACCACGTCTTCAGGTTCGTTTCCAACATTTGCAAATATTCAATTCACTTTCAATGGCAAAGCCGTTGTTGGGGAGCAAATTGAAGATTTAAAAGTGTGTCCTAACGGCGTAGCTGCAGGCAATTGTGCTGATATTGTCCCTGAGACGGCTTACAAGATTTCTACCAATGCTTACATTGCTGGCGGCAAAGACGGTTATGACATTTTTGACACCAAGAAGCTTTCACCTGTTATTAAGTCAGGCTTTATTGATAACGAATCTATGATTGAATATGTAGAAGCGTTAACGATGGCGGGTAAGAAGTTAGAAGAAATTCCAACGGGATTAACTTTCATCGCGCCAACCAGTTTTGAAGCTAAGCTTGATAACCCAGTTGTTAAGCCAGCAGATAATCAATAA
- a CDS encoding FKBP-type peptidyl-prolyl cis-trans isomerase produces MSIKDDMVVQFNYSLRDEKGDVIESNEGLEPISYLHGHDNMMPGIEDAINGKQIGEKFTITPPAADTYGERQADAEQRVSVKHLVGAKVWKPGMAAVVNTDEGKRQVTIIKVGKFMATVDVNHPLSGRELTFDIEIVGARDASDEEIAHGHAHGAGGHHH; encoded by the coding sequence ATGAGCATTAAAGACGATATGGTCGTGCAGTTTAATTACTCGCTACGTGATGAAAAAGGCGATGTGATTGAATCAAACGAAGGTCTTGAACCGATATCATATTTGCATGGTCATGACAACATGATGCCAGGTATCGAAGATGCTATTAATGGTAAACAAATTGGCGAGAAGTTCACCATTACGCCTCCTGCTGCCGATACCTATGGTGAACGCCAAGCTGATGCTGAACAACGCGTATCGGTGAAACATCTTGTTGGTGCAAAAGTATGGAAACCTGGCATGGCTGCTGTTGTTAATACTGACGAGGGCAAACGTCAAGTTACCATCATTAAAGTGGGTAAATTTATGGCAACGGTAGATGTGAATCATCCTCTATCAGGACGAGAATTAACCTTCGACATTGAAATTGTCGGTGCTCGTGACGCGTCAGATGAAGAAATTGCTCATGGCCATGCCCATGGTGCAGGTGGTCATCACCACTAA
- a CDS encoding D-hexose-6-phosphate mutarotase, producing MGLVTTKRHPNGLDYVAVDTTLCQARIFMQGAQIDQFTPAGKEPLLWVSNADDYQPGNGIRGGIPICWPWFGMSNTLGFPQHGFARNKIWSLESVKMRDQLVDLIFTLPAGEIDKQYWPHDSQIKVLFTLGETLSVSLVNTNNAHYDVTLTQALHSYFPIENIHQLTASGFEGSQYIEFGEGPFKQDDDVVQFDQETDRVYTKLAHTQELHTQNGTIVVSRENSQSAVLWNPWIDKSVRLSRFNPDDYLTMVCLEAANVLEDYVLLAPGQSHTMTTHIGWK from the coding sequence ATGGGTTTGGTTACCACTAAAAGACATCCCAATGGTCTAGATTACGTCGCCGTCGATACTACACTTTGCCAAGCACGTATTTTTATGCAAGGGGCTCAAATCGATCAATTTACTCCCGCGGGTAAAGAGCCATTATTATGGGTATCAAACGCCGACGATTACCAACCAGGTAATGGTATAAGGGGGGGGATCCCGATTTGCTGGCCATGGTTTGGCATGAGCAACACCCTAGGATTTCCGCAACATGGATTTGCACGTAATAAAATTTGGTCGCTCGAATCCGTTAAGATGCGCGATCAATTAGTTGATTTGATTTTTACCCTACCAGCAGGTGAAATAGATAAGCAGTATTGGCCCCACGATAGCCAAATAAAGGTATTGTTCACCTTAGGCGAAACCTTATCGGTCAGTTTGGTCAATACTAATAATGCACATTATGACGTTACGCTTACTCAAGCATTGCACAGCTATTTTCCCATTGAAAATATTCACCAACTTACCGCAAGTGGCTTTGAAGGCTCACAATACATTGAATTTGGTGAAGGACCGTTTAAACAAGATGACGATGTGGTTCAATTTGACCAAGAAACCGACAGAGTGTATACCAAACTAGCTCATACTCAGGAGTTACACACGCAAAATGGTACTATTGTTGTCAGCCGTGAAAACAGCCAATCGGCGGTGTTATGGAATCCCTGGATTGATAAGTCGGTGCGTTTATCTCGTTTTAATCCCGATGATTACTTAACCATGGTGTGTTTAGAAGCGGCTAATGTGCTAGAAGATTACGTGTTATTAGCCCCAGGACAGAGTCACACAATGACGACACATATTGGTTGGAAATAA
- a CDS encoding acyl-CoA thioesterase, with amino-acid sequence MSLTQNPAQTQTDFPDDIAARIAQSEARVIKAIFPSNTNHHNTLFGGDALAWMDETAFIAATRFCRKTLVTVSSDRIDFKKAIPAGSLAELIANVIHVGNTSLKVEVNIYVEDMYKDHREHAIRGVFTFVAVDENRNPTQVWPHN; translated from the coding sequence ATGTCCCTTACTCAAAACCCCGCACAAACCCAAACCGATTTCCCTGATGATATTGCAGCACGGATTGCTCAATCAGAAGCGCGCGTTATAAAGGCTATTTTTCCCTCTAATACCAATCACCATAACACCTTATTTGGTGGCGATGCTTTAGCTTGGATGGATGAAACGGCTTTTATCGCCGCCACCCGTTTTTGTCGTAAAACTTTAGTTACCGTCAGTTCTGATCGTATCGATTTTAAAAAAGCGATACCCGCTGGCAGCTTGGCTGAGCTGATTGCAAATGTTATCCATGTTGGTAATACATCACTTAAAGTTGAAGTGAATATTTATGTCGAAGACATGTACAAGGATCATCGTGAACATGCGATACGCGGAGTGTTTACTTTTGTTGCGGTAGATGAAAACAGAAACCCAACCCAAGTGTGGCCGCACAATTAA
- a CDS encoding lytic murein transglycosylase, whose translation MTKKSRVPVFVASIILSCTVLSACTASATPKVSNTVEPADDFAQCVVRLQQKAKDAGISQDIIDTTVAQLTYVPRVIELDNQQPEFTTTFGDYFDKRVTPWRVEQGRKLMAKHQPLLNTLTKKYGVPGQYIMAFWGLETNFGSYKGSMSVLDSLATLACDPRRSDYFTGELLQALKLKQQYHFDDKKMVGSWAGAMGHTQFMPTNYRKYAVDGDGDGIADLWNSTDDALTSAANFLQHLGWKADERWGREVLLPDDYPFSYLGGKHVLPLVKWHELNITQANGQPLSTPDMQAALYLPAGHTGPAFLGYDNFNVIMRWNRSEFYAIAVGHLADRINGALPLTRAVPKQARLSRDTVKKLQQKLNDAGFDVGEPDGILGRNSVLGLQAFQQKKGLVADGFPDVQTFTALGIKR comes from the coding sequence ATGACGAAAAAAAGTCGGGTTCCTGTGTTTGTTGCTTCAATCATTTTATCTTGTACTGTGCTCAGTGCCTGTACGGCTTCGGCAACACCAAAGGTCAGTAATACGGTTGAGCCTGCCGATGACTTTGCCCAATGTGTGGTCAGATTACAGCAAAAAGCCAAGGATGCTGGAATTTCACAAGATATAATTGATACCACTGTGGCTCAGTTAACGTATGTGCCACGAGTGATTGAATTAGACAATCAACAACCAGAATTTACCACGACATTTGGTGATTATTTTGATAAGCGTGTGACCCCTTGGCGAGTTGAGCAAGGTCGAAAATTAATGGCTAAACATCAACCTTTATTAAACACGCTAACAAAAAAGTATGGGGTTCCAGGCCAGTATATTATGGCCTTTTGGGGGCTTGAAACCAATTTTGGCAGTTACAAAGGCAGCATGTCAGTGCTCGACTCACTGGCAACCTTGGCGTGCGACCCTCGTAGAAGTGATTATTTTACCGGTGAGTTACTACAAGCGCTTAAGCTAAAACAGCAATATCATTTTGATGATAAGAAAATGGTCGGTTCATGGGCTGGTGCGATGGGGCACACTCAGTTTATGCCGACCAACTACCGAAAATATGCGGTAGATGGCGATGGCGATGGGATTGCTGATCTGTGGAATAGTACCGATGATGCACTGACGTCAGCGGCAAACTTTTTACAACATCTAGGTTGGAAAGCCGATGAACGATGGGGGCGCGAAGTGTTGTTGCCTGATGATTATCCGTTTTCTTATTTAGGCGGCAAACATGTCTTACCACTCGTTAAATGGCATGAGCTTAATATTACCCAAGCGAATGGTCAGCCGTTATCTACACCAGACATGCAAGCGGCATTATATTTACCGGCAGGACATACAGGGCCAGCCTTCTTAGGTTATGACAACTTTAACGTGATTATGCGTTGGAATCGTTCTGAGTTTTATGCCATTGCGGTGGGCCATTTAGCCGACCGCATCAATGGCGCGTTACCATTAACACGCGCTGTGCCTAAACAAGCAAGGTTAAGCCGAGACACGGTAAAAAAATTACAGCAAAAGCTGAATGATGCTGGATTTGATGTCGGTGAGCCAGATGGTATTTTAGGTCGAAATTCAGTGTTAGGTTTGCAAGCCTTTCAACAGAAAAAAGGGCTTGTTGCTGATGGTTTCCCTGACGTACAAACATTTACCGCCTTGGGTATTAAACGATAG
- a CDS encoding DUF938 domain-containing protein: protein MPQSLSLQQLPFSQACDNNKQPILTLLAKWFANRLHILEIGSGTGQHSVYFAKNLAHLRWQPSDQQHYLPTLQTRLNLQASPNLQPAITLDVTQPWPQFTPHLDAIFSANTLHIMSQTMVEAFFGGIGSVLTHSGSLVIYGPFNYQGQFTSDSNRQFNLLLQQNNPHSGIRDIEWIGQLALQQGLTLQEDIAMPANNRMLHFIK from the coding sequence ATGCCTCAATCATTATCGCTACAACAACTGCCCTTTTCACAAGCTTGTGACAATAATAAGCAGCCTATCTTAACCCTATTGGCAAAATGGTTTGCCAATAGGCTCCATATACTCGAAATTGGCAGCGGCACGGGCCAGCACAGCGTCTATTTTGCAAAAAACCTTGCGCATCTTCGCTGGCAACCAAGCGATCAACAACATTATCTTCCAACTCTGCAAACGCGGCTCAATTTGCAAGCCTCCCCAAACTTACAACCCGCCATCACTTTAGATGTAACACAACCATGGCCACAATTCACACCACACCTTGATGCGATATTCAGTGCTAATACCTTGCATATTATGAGTCAAACGATGGTTGAAGCGTTTTTTGGCGGTATCGGCAGTGTATTGACTCATTCAGGCTCACTGGTCATATATGGTCCGTTTAATTACCAAGGCCAATTTACCAGTGACAGTAATCGACAATTTAATTTATTGCTGCAACAAAATAATCCTCACAGTGGCATCCGCGACATCGAATGGATCGGCCAACTAGCGCTTCAACAAGGGTTAACACTTCAAGAAGACATCGCTATGCCCGCTAATAACCGCATGTTACATTTTATAAAGTAA
- a CDS encoding SixA phosphatase family protein — MKQLFTSFLIGLMSLMCAPLMANAPASVELTHPATPPKNHQVIFIVRHAEKLDGKDPSLSAQGQLRALRLAKVLSSTPLTKVFTTDYNRTRETATAVSQDQQLNLSVYDPRDMAVFTQQLLTQQGNILVVGHSNTSTDLVERLSAEKQRPIDDANEFDRLYIVTLNQNKQMVSCVLLRY; from the coding sequence ATGAAGCAATTATTCACCTCTTTTCTAATCGGTTTAATGAGCCTAATGTGTGCTCCATTAATGGCGAATGCTCCCGCATCGGTTGAACTTACTCATCCCGCCACTCCCCCAAAAAACCATCAAGTTATTTTTATTGTCAGACATGCTGAAAAACTGGATGGTAAAGATCCGAGTTTGTCCGCACAAGGTCAATTACGGGCGTTACGCCTAGCGAAGGTGTTATCCAGTACACCGCTAACTAAGGTGTTCACCACTGACTATAATCGTACCCGTGAAACTGCGACTGCCGTCAGCCAAGATCAGCAACTCAATCTGAGTGTTTATGACCCTCGCGATATGGCCGTATTCACTCAACAACTATTAACTCAACAAGGAAATATTTTAGTGGTTGGTCACAGTAATACGTCGACAGATTTAGTTGAACGACTCAGCGCAGAAAAACAACGTCCGATCGATGATGCGAATGAGTTTGATCGTCTGTATATTGTGACGCTCAATCAAAATAAACAAATGGTCTCCTGTGTTTTACTGCGTTATTAA
- a CDS encoding response regulator transcription factor, whose protein sequence is MKLENLNIIIADDHPLFRNALRLALSNTFEQTQWFEADSAEALQRVLDEKEKPFDLILLDLQMPGSHGYSTLIHLRTHYPDIPVVVISAHEDINTISRSVHYGSSGFIPKSASMESLTEALNAVLYGDIWLPKGTQIIPVSDDPTDKMANRLSDLTPQQYRVLQMFAEGLLNKQIAYDFGVSEATIKAHATAIFRKLGVRNRTQAVIALQQLAMDRIDIL, encoded by the coding sequence ATGAAGCTCGAAAATTTAAACATCATCATTGCAGATGACCATCCATTATTCCGTAATGCCTTAAGGCTAGCATTGAGTAATACATTTGAACAAACGCAATGGTTTGAGGCTGATAGTGCCGAAGCATTACAAAGGGTTCTTGATGAAAAAGAGAAGCCATTTGACTTAATCTTACTTGACCTACAAATGCCGGGTTCACACGGTTACTCAACACTTATCCACCTTAGAACGCATTATCCTGATATCCCCGTGGTGGTGATCTCTGCCCATGAAGACATCAATACCATAAGCCGATCAGTACATTATGGCAGTAGTGGATTTATCCCTAAGTCGGCTTCGATGGAGTCATTGACTGAAGCGTTAAATGCAGTGTTATATGGTGATATCTGGTTACCCAAAGGCACTCAAATTATCCCCGTTTCTGATGATCCGACTGACAAAATGGCCAACCGATTGTCTGATTTAACTCCACAACAATATCGGGTGTTACAGATGTTTGCTGAAGGATTACTCAACAAACAAATTGCCTATGATTTTGGGGTGTCAGAGGCCACAATCAAAGCACATGCGACTGCTATATTTCGTAAACTGGGTGTTCGCAATCGCACTCAAGCGGTGATAGCATTGCAACAATTAGCCATGGATAGAATTGATATCTTGTAA
- a CDS encoding RNA-guided endonuclease InsQ/TnpB family protein, whose product MKKTLRYNFRLKPTAEQEAKLIEFGSYARGLWNLLLSENLRRYRYDKTFLFYPEMAKLIKELKVFEEFSWLKSFDSAAAQQVARDLDTALKNSFSKSRLQKFPTFKVSFKQKKLHNDSFRCVNNSNCIRIENGAVSIPKIGKVPIVLHRKLVSEIKTVTVQLSHGKWNVSITQEVECKTAKRVLHSIVGYDINSQHTVVGSNGWYVKNPKALKRSSTKLKQIQVQLSRREKGSSRWHKTKSRLNTLHGKISRQRLAFAHEVSCSIAKTSDIIVFEDLNVKGMQQFNGHMVNDNVMGMITSLTKYKVELNGGIYHEIGRFVKSTGICYQCKHPHKFGLIVREFACESCGLVQCRDLAAAKSIENTGENDLMATGIVARVTPKFQQKTSIKTKVFELSKFGVETEKKEAA is encoded by the coding sequence ATGAAAAAAACGCTCAGATACAACTTTCGGCTCAAACCGACAGCAGAACAGGAAGCCAAACTCATTGAGTTTGGCTCATATGCTCGTGGGTTGTGGAATTTGTTGTTGTCAGAAAATCTGCGTCGTTATAGGTACGACAAAACGTTTTTGTTCTATCCAGAAATGGCAAAATTAATTAAAGAGTTAAAGGTATTCGAAGAGTTCTCTTGGTTAAAATCCTTTGATTCTGCGGCTGCACAGCAAGTGGCAAGGGATCTGGATACGGCTTTGAAAAACTCTTTTTCTAAGAGTCGGTTGCAAAAATTCCCGACGTTTAAAGTCAGCTTCAAACAGAAAAAACTGCACAATGACAGTTTTAGGTGTGTAAATAACTCGAACTGTATCCGCATCGAAAATGGTGCGGTCAGCATTCCGAAAATTGGCAAAGTACCGATTGTTTTACACCGTAAATTAGTCAGTGAAATCAAGACTGTTACTGTCCAACTATCACATGGTAAATGGAATGTATCGATCACCCAAGAGGTTGAATGCAAGACCGCGAAGCGGGTCTTGCATTCAATTGTAGGCTACGACATTAACAGTCAGCATACGGTTGTAGGTTCGAACGGTTGGTACGTTAAAAACCCAAAAGCTCTTAAACGTTCATCAACAAAGCTAAAGCAAATTCAAGTCCAGTTGAGCCGAAGGGAAAAGGGCTCTAGTCGCTGGCATAAAACCAAATCCCGCTTAAATACACTTCACGGAAAAATCTCACGCCAACGCCTAGCGTTCGCTCACGAAGTATCATGTTCGATAGCCAAGACCAGTGATATCATAGTGTTTGAGGATTTAAACGTGAAAGGTATGCAGCAATTTAACGGCCATATGGTGAACGATAACGTGATGGGTATGATCACTTCGCTGACTAAATACAAAGTTGAATTGAATGGCGGTATTTACCATGAAATTGGTCGGTTTGTGAAATCGACAGGCATTTGTTATCAATGCAAACACCCGCACAAGTTTGGCCTTATCGTGCGAGAATTTGCCTGCGAAAGCTGCGGTTTAGTCCAGTGCAGAGATTTAGCGGCAGCTAAGTCTATCGAGAACACAGGCGAAAATGATTTAATGGCGACTGGGATAGTCGCCAGGGTAACCCCCAAATTTCAGCAGAAAACATCGATTAAAACGAAAGTCTTTGAGCTATCAAAGTTTGGTGTGGAAACTGAGAAAAAAGAAGCAGCTTAG